A section of the Pseudanabaena mucicola str. Chao 1806 genome encodes:
- the sufD gene encoding Fe-S cluster assembly protein SufD, translated as MAIQVSEQLLDPVEDQVELKGALSTRSKLAVNSEQFVAQVVRIRADIASPDQDTSNFVSNLRQLAIDRLATLSFPTTKDEEWKYTDVSSLGSLTFANQPAIASRSDNLEPLIASHLAPESQGNCLIFVNGKYRKDLSDTSAATEGLVVGTLATLGDHILPKLRSHLAQHPDANDFFAILNTACMDDVAIILAPKNLVVENPVQLLFIAAPQTGEATLITQPRCLVIAEAHSELTFVQSFVGEDSQIYFTNAVTEIWLAEGAQVNHTKVQRQGDEAIHINTTAIAQARNSVYKNQSISFGAKISRQNLMMQQMAEQTETSLTGLAFLDGEQLSDTHSCIAHNYPHGSSQQLHKCIADGTSHAVFNGKIQVAKLAQQTDSAQLSRNLLLSGKARVDTKPQLEIFADNVKCAHGATVSQLDAEEIFYLQSRAIDAESAANLLTYAFASEAISPIPVVSIQRSLSSFVLEKTKF; from the coding sequence ATGGCAATACAAGTTTCTGAACAGTTATTAGATCCAGTGGAAGATCAAGTGGAATTGAAAGGTGCGTTAAGTACGCGCAGTAAATTAGCTGTCAATAGTGAGCAATTTGTCGCTCAAGTTGTGAGGATTCGTGCGGATATTGCGAGTCCTGATCAGGATACGAGCAACTTTGTAAGCAACCTGCGGCAATTGGCAATCGATCGCCTCGCTACCCTCTCTTTCCCCACCACTAAAGATGAAGAATGGAAATATACTGATGTTTCCAGTTTGGGGAGTTTAACTTTTGCCAATCAACCAGCGATCGCGTCCCGTAGCGATAATTTGGAGCCCTTAATTGCGAGTCACTTGGCGCCAGAATCTCAAGGTAATTGTCTAATATTTGTGAATGGCAAATATCGCAAGGATTTGTCAGACACTAGTGCAGCAACTGAAGGCTTGGTCGTTGGCACATTGGCAACTCTTGGCGATCACATTTTGCCGAAGTTGAGATCGCACCTTGCACAACATCCCGATGCCAATGATTTTTTTGCCATCCTGAATACGGCTTGTATGGACGATGTGGCGATTATTCTTGCCCCTAAAAATTTGGTGGTGGAGAATCCTGTGCAATTGCTATTCATTGCTGCTCCCCAAACGGGTGAAGCGACTTTAATTACCCAGCCGCGTTGTTTGGTAATTGCCGAAGCCCATAGCGAGCTAACCTTTGTGCAAAGCTTTGTGGGTGAGGATAGTCAAATCTATTTCACGAATGCAGTGACGGAAATTTGGCTGGCAGAAGGCGCTCAGGTCAATCACACCAAAGTACAAAGGCAAGGTGATGAGGCAATTCATATCAATACCACAGCGATCGCACAGGCAAGAAATAGCGTCTATAAAAATCAATCGATTAGCTTTGGCGCAAAGATTTCACGGCAAAATTTGATGATGCAGCAAATGGCAGAACAAACGGAAACTTCGCTCACGGGCTTAGCCTTTCTGGACGGTGAACAGCTTTCCGATACCCATTCTTGCATTGCCCACAACTATCCGCACGGTTCGAGCCAGCAACTACATAAATGTATTGCTGATGGAACTTCCCATGCGGTATTTAATGGCAAAATCCAAGTTGCGAAGTTAGCCCAGCAAACTGACTCCGCACAGCTAAGCCGTAACCTGTTGCTATCGGGCAAGGCTCGAGTAGATACCAAACCGCAGTTAGAGATTTTTGCGGATAATGTTAAATGCGCCCACGGTGCGACGGTGAGCCAACTAGACGCAGAAGAAATCTTCTATCTCCAAAGTCGGGCGATCGATGCTGAGAGTGCCGCGAATTTATTGACCTATGCCTTCGCATCGGAGGCAATTTCGCCAATTCCTGTCGTATCCATCCAGCGATCACTGAGTAGCTTTGTGTTAGAGAAAACCAAGTTCTAG
- the sufC gene encoding Fe-S cluster assembly ATPase SufC, with the protein MIVENSEVILSVKDLTAEVDGVQILKGLNLEVKAGEVHAIMGPNGSGKSTFSKILAGHPAYTVTGGEIWYKGKNLLDLEPEIRSREGIFLAFQYPLEIPGVTNSDFLRLSYNNLRKHKGLEELDIIDFDDFIQDKLEIVEMNPAFLSRSVNEGFSGGEKKRNEILQMAILEPILAILDETDSGLDIDALRIVAGGVNKLSTPQNSSLVITHYQRLLNYIIPDFIHVMENGKIILTGGKELALELEEKGYDWLKEEEAVLA; encoded by the coding sequence ATGATAGTTGAAAATAGTGAAGTAATCTTATCAGTCAAAGATTTGACTGCGGAAGTAGATGGAGTCCAGATTCTCAAAGGGCTAAATTTAGAAGTTAAAGCTGGTGAAGTCCATGCAATTATGGGACCCAATGGATCCGGAAAAAGTACCTTCTCTAAAATATTAGCAGGACATCCTGCCTATACCGTCACAGGTGGTGAAATCTGGTATAAGGGAAAAAATCTCTTAGATTTAGAACCTGAAATTCGGTCGAGAGAAGGCATATTTTTAGCCTTTCAATATCCACTAGAAATTCCAGGGGTTACTAATTCAGATTTCCTGCGCCTTTCCTATAACAATTTGCGAAAGCATAAGGGCTTAGAAGAGCTAGATATTATCGACTTTGATGACTTCATTCAAGACAAGTTAGAAATTGTGGAAATGAATCCTGCTTTCTTGAGCCGTAGCGTGAATGAAGGATTCTCAGGTGGCGAAAAGAAACGCAATGAGATCTTGCAAATGGCAATTCTTGAGCCAATCTTAGCAATTCTTGATGAAACGGATTCAGGGCTAGATATCGATGCTTTGCGGATTGTGGCGGGGGGTGTGAATAAGCTATCTACACCTCAGAACTCTTCCCTTGTGATTACCCACTACCAGCGCTTGCTCAATTACATCATTCCTGACTTCATTCATGTTATGGAAAACGGCAAGATCATTCTCACGGGTGGTAAGGAACTTGCCCTAGAACTAGAAGAGAAGGGCTATGACTGGCTTAAAGAAGAAGAGGCGGTGTTAGCATAA